In the genome of Nycticebus coucang isolate mNycCou1 chromosome 12, mNycCou1.pri, whole genome shotgun sequence, the window CTTTCTGTAGCCGTGTAACCTCGAGCaagtaacttaacctctctgtgccttggtttcctcatctttaaaagtaGGGACAGCAGTGCCTACCTCATTGGGGAGTGGATGAAATGAGAGAGTGGTTATAAAGTtctcagcacagggcctggttCCAGgatgtgctcagtaaatgtctgtGGCAGTTTTGATTGTTTAATGTTTCTTATCCAAATGCTCCAGGCTCCTTCCTGAGGATGCCTGTCATGCTGTTTTTCATGAGACTGTGTGGCTCAGAATGCCACCAGCATCCAGGGAAAAGTGGATGTAGAGATACTATTTCCCTTTGAGCTGGGGGTGTGGTCAGGCCTTCCCTTTTCAAAACTGTTTTCTGGGCAAATTCACTGATCTGAAAGATCTGTGTGGTATTTCCTTCAACAGGTAGAGACAATTTTTCTCTAGAGTTTGAaaaatttgaggttttttttcccACCTGGAATTCTGCTCCCTCTCCCATAAAATTAATTGTTCAATGTGAATAGCATAATTCTTTCAACAGTCTGTTTCAGGCCGTGAAACatgatgttttttgtttgcttcatCATTTGCTCCAACCAAAAGCAGTAAACATTTTAGATTTGCACATTACTTCTATTGTCAACTTCCTAAAACCCTAGAGGTGTTGCCTGGGCTTGTTTAGGAACTTTCTAGCTATTGTTTACAAGACTCTGGAGCATTCTCGGCAGGGCTGGTATCACTCAAGAGGTTGCAAATTGGTTCTTGGTGGGGGGGAGAGAGGATTATACTGTATTAAATTCCTTGGGTTGATGTACCACAAACTTGgtatcttaaacaataatttcTTTATCCTCACAGTTTTGGAGCCCAGCAGTCTGGAATCAAGGGGCTGGCAGGGCCATGCTTCTGCTGAAGGTTCTGAGGGAGGATCCTTCTTTGCCTCTCTCAGTTCCTGGTGGTGCCAGACATTCCTTGGCTTATGGttgcatcactccagtctctgcctttctctctctctctgtctcctcttcttataaggacaccagccaTTGGATTTAGGACCCGTTCTAAATCCAGTATAATATCATTCTGAGatccttaactaattacatctgcaaagacctaatttccaaataaggtcatattctaAGGTTTGGGGTGGgcatgaattttgggggaatgGTATTTGATACATTTCATATGCATACAGTGTATAAGCAGGTACACAGTTTATTAGTGCTTATTAAAATGTATTCGATACATTTCATATGCATACAGTGTATAAGCAGGTACACAGTTTATTAGTGCTTATTAGGTACACAGTTTATTAGTGGGCCCCAGTGGGCCCCCACTGGGGCCCACTCAGCACTGCCGAGATGCTACCTGCCTGGTATCCAGGTGGATGCCACATGGGGTTTTTACCAAAGTGCCAGACCTGGTGTCCTGGAGCACTGAATCCCAGGACGCTCCTAACATCAGAGGGTGAGGGGCTCAGTCCAGGGTGCCGCCTGTTCTTCCTATGAGCTCTCTCTGGGCGCGGAGCAGGGCATCTGGCTGTCACATACATCACGGGACTCTGAAAAGCTTCCTTTGTCTTGGAGCTGGAGGCCAGAAGCTGTCACTTGGGAGGGCAGGCGTGGTTCCTTTGTGTGGTGGGATGAGGGTCATCTATCTGTCCAGTTCCTGTtacccagccctgcctgacacAGCTCATGGCGGGAGGAGATAGCTCCCCTCACTCCCACCTTGATACAGCGCCTTCATTCACTGTGATGCTCCATGGATTTCTCTTGAACTGTGGGAGGTGGGTTTGGAAGGGAACAGCCAGCTGACTGGTGGGTGTGTTGGCAGGAGGAAGAACAGCCCCAAGAGAGGAAGACAGCTCCTGAGggtgggtggggtctgagctgcagGTCCCTGCTGCCATCTGTCTCAGCTGCAGTGACTCCATGGGGTTCTCTGAGGGCCTGGATCCAGAGAGGGCAAAACACACCGGGGGCTCCCTGGTGGCCCAGAGGCTGCCTCTGGGACCACTTCTTCCTCTTGGGGCACAGAATGTCTGGGACCTCTGGGGAGGGGAGTCTGAGCTGCTGCcctgggggctggggcagggctgggagctCCCAAGGACGTCAGAGGTGGCTGTGGCTGCCAAACTTCTCTGTGGCCCTCCCCACCCTTCTCTTCAGGGCCTAACCCCTGCCCTATGGCATTTTGGAGGGACCTGAGTCCCCAGAAAGCACAACTTAAAACCTGTGACTTAGTTTTCCAGAGCCAATATTTTCTTGAGACCCTGACACCTTTGAGAACTTGTAGACACACACAGTTaagtttcatttctgtttcaggGTTCCAAAGAgcccttttaaattatttatttaatttaatttaattaatttttttgagacagagttacactatgccgcccttggtagagtgctgtggcgtcacagctcacagcaacctcaaactcctgggttcaagcaatcctcttgcctcagcctcccaagtagctgggactataggtggaaaggaagaaggaaagaaggaaagaaggaaggaaggaaggaaagaaggaaagaaggaaagagaaaaagaaagagagaaagaaagaaagagaaagaaagaaaccacgacacctggctatttttgttgttgttgttgttgttgtagttgtcattgttgtttggcaggcccggggctgggttcgaacctgccagccctggcctgtgtggctggcgtcctaaccactgagttacagacACCGaggctaatgttttattttttgagacagagtctcacgctgttgccctggatacggtgctgtgccatcatagctcacagcaacctcaaactcaaacgggctcaagtgatccaagcccggctagtttgtctattttttgtagagatggaatcactcttgctcagctggtcttgaactcttgacttaaggaattctctcgcctcagcctcccagagtggtaagattacaggcatgagccaccgcacctggcccaagGAGCTCTTTAAAGCTTACTGACACTAGGATCAGAAGTCTTCTGGGGGCTTTCTTAATACTAAATTTTAGGCAAAGCGCTCAGCAGCTGAGGTGTGTGGCTGTGGCAACTGCCCAGCACATAGAACTGTCAGGGTTCCCAGTTGGGCTGCAGGGGGGTCTTCAGTCACTACTAGAAGGTCCCAGAGGGGATCCTTGTACTGCTACGACCAGTCCACATTAATCTCTGACCAGCTTGCCCGCAGCTCAATGGCTTTATATATGTGTCACATGTGCCCTACCACGACCAAAGGTAGGATTTGGAATCTCAGACACTGTTCTGCGTCCTACTCCATGTACCATCTAAGCTCTACTTAGTCCAAAATCTAAATGCCCTGAGTCCAAACATATGCCTGTCCTGTTATAGTACATTATGAGTGTTTCAGTCCTCGGGTTGCCACAAAACCAACATAAACTGCCTCAAGCAAAAATGGGAATATATTGGTCCATATAATTGGGACTCAAGAAGTGTCAGCTTCAGGTATAGCTGAATCCAGGGGCTCAAATCCTGTCCCCCCTCCACACTGTCCTCACTTTGACCCTTCTCCACATTAGTTTGCTCTTTCCGTATCTTGGTTCAGGTTAGGCCTTCTCCACGTTGGTCATTTCTCCTCCTCCATTTGGCTCACACTATGGAAGCTAGACAACCCTTCCCCCAACAACTTTTTTCTTCCAATTCCAGAAGTTCCAGGGTGGGCACTGACTGGCTAGCCTGGGATGACCTACCTCTAGACCAATCTCTGAGGCCCACCTGGAACTTGAGGGGAGGGGTGCCAGACCAACCCTCTGGATGGAGAGTGGAGAAGATGGGGTGTCTCAACAGTGATAGATATGATGGAGGCCTCCAGCTAGGGCTCCTGATGCCCTGTCCACTTCCCCGGGCACTGTCATTGCCATGGAAGGCTTTTCAATGCAAGAAACTGCAACTCTGCCTCTGATGGCTACCTCTGATTGCTAGAGGACACTTGGGCCCTGTGTCGGGAAGACTGAACATGCTCTCAACTGGTGATGAATGGATGTTGGCTGATAAATGCTCCAGCTTCCCAACCTTTGAGTGGTTCCACTGAGCTCAGTTGCCTACAGCACTGACCTGCTCACTAATGCACCCTCTATGGGCTGTCTGCCCCTCCTTGCCGTTCTGGTGACTCAGCTAAGTCAGGGCTGCTACCAGAAGGGGGACTGGACCTTGGGCATGCAGTAGTAACAGCTATCCCAATGGCAGATTAAAATGAGACTCCACAGGCCAGAGGATTCAACGCTCACTCGGCATGCTCAAGTAACTCACTTGCCCCCTAACCCTGCCCCAACCTGCTGTGATGGGCCTTCTCCAGGTGATGCTGTGCTGCCTCCGGGCTTGGGTTACGCTGTCACTTCCCAACTTAGCTGATAGCAAAGCAGAGGACAGAGATGTCCATTCAGAGGCCAAGGGTCATTTTAGGACAGCCATCATTGGGGCTGCTGTCTCAGGCCCCTGTAGATTGTAGGACCCCCCACCCCGAGATTCTGATTGTGTCTGGGTCAGAGCCTAGAGTCTGCACCTGTAGAACATTCCCAGGCACTTACACTGACCTACACTCAGGCTTGGAAACTGCTCCCAGGAGCATGCCAAAGAGACCCTAAGGTGCCTGGCCTTGCAGCCCTTCTCAAGACATAGTGCCTGTTTCCCTTCCTCATGAATCTGGCCTGACCTGGTCTTTATCTATCAGAATGTGGTGGCAGGGAATTCACACTAATTCTGACTCGAAATGTTGCATGCATCTGTCTTGGGACCCTCTGCATCTTGATCTTCTGCCTCTGCTAGCCTCCTGGGGGAACAGACACCACGTGGAGCATGCTACATCATTAGCTGCCATCCCTATCGCCAACCTAACCAAGCTGAAACCACAGGTCCTAGTCCACAGCTGCAGATCATTTGTTGACCCGAGAATCATGAGAAGAGAGTAgctgttttaagccacttttTGAAGTGTTTTGCAGCAACAGATGGCTCATAGTTGTGCCACATTTTGGGGGTACAAGTCTGAGCACCTGCTCACAGCAGCAGCCCCTTTCCcatctctcctccccaaaagCTGCTAAGCACAGGGACAAGACACTTCATGACAAGTGACAAATTCTGATACTCACAGGGCTGTCCTGGTGGGGACTGTCTCAGCCGCCCCTGCCTTGTGCAGGTATCCCCTGGGGCTGCCAGTGTTCTCTCCTTTACAAAAACTGGAAACCTGGAgtttttgatttcttgattttGAAATGTGGATAACTAATTGAAATTCTAACTAAAGCTTTGCCCTTCAAAATGTTCTAGGGACCTGAAACTTTAATATCACAGCAGCGGTTGCTGCTCTACCCAGGTGATAAGAGTgggaccctttctcaaaaaaaaaaaaaaaaaaaaattgcagaatcTCTGGCCCTGCCCCAGAACCAAATGTGCATGGTAGTATCTCCCAAAATGTGCACACATTAAGTTGGGAAGCACTGGATCAAACGAACACATCAGGAGCTGGGTTTGGCTCTGGGTTGTTTATAACCGATCTCAGGTCCGGTTAAGAAGCCCAACCTCTTAAGTTCATGATTCAGAATTCAGACACCACCTGGTGGTCCTTTTCTTATATCAATTTATTCAAGTGATAGAAAACTCTCAGCAGCAGGATAACGAAACAGGTTTGTAAACATGATTTCACCCCCCTCCACCCTGTCCCTTCTTCTAAGAAGCTTCCTATGGCAAGAAATAGGATTCTAGTTGGCAAATCCAGTGATGAGGTCTGTCGATAAAGTGTCCCGGGATGTGGCCAGGAAGGCAGAGACTCGTCCCTTTAGCCCACCCCATTCAGTGGGGCTGGCTGGGGTCTGTTACTTTCTCATGATTCAGCCACTGAGTTTGGTTCACTAGCAGGCCCTTCCCCAAGAGACTCTTTGGCAGCCGAGCAGGCCCTCGGCAGGGCCCAGGCCAAGGGCAGCAGACATAGGCAGGCAGGAGGAGGCAGAGTCTCCAGGGAGCACTGCACCACTGGGGCGGCAGGGCCAGGTGAGGGCTGAGGCACAGGCGCTATTAGAAGCTGAGCTGCAGCACCAggctgaggtcactctgatggccCATACCAGCAGCCTCAGGATTCCCTTTGCAGAAGCTGGACCAcgtggaaaggagaaaaatgggcTGTCCTGGGCAACCCCTTTCAGTCCTTGAAGGGGTTGCAGGAACCCCCAGGCTGCTCCTTCTCTGTGGCCAGGAGCTCCCCGTTCATCTCCTGCAGTGGGTGGTACACGTAGTCCCCATCCAGGCGCCGCTGCCTCTCTGCTCGGGAGCCCAGGAGCAAGGCCACATTGGCCACTGTGCTGACCAGCAGGAGGAACACCAGGGCCAGGGTGAGGGCCAACCAGGCGGTCCTGAGGACAGAAGAGGGAGCCAAGTGGGGGTCACATGCAGACTCAGGTCTGGGGGAGTCCTTGCAGGGGACACCAAGTAGGGGACCTCCATGGACTACAAAGGGGATGTTGATGAGTGAAATGGGACAGGTGGGCATGTGGCTGCACTAAAGATGTGTACAGGGAGTAGCAGGGACAGTCCTGGTGCCAGACCCAGGCCAGTGCTATTACATCTCTGGATATTTCAAgagaagacagattttttttttagatggagtctcactctgtcaccccaggctagagtcccagggtgtcacagctcacagcaacctcaaactcctgggttcaagtaatcctcctgcttcagccttttcaagtagctgagactacacgggcccatcaccacacccagctaatttttgcatttagtagagacagagtctctggcTGTCTGGTGTCTGCTGGCACCAGCTGTGACTGTCCCTGTGCTTTTTTGCAATGGGGAAATATTATCTGGATGTCCAGATGCCACTTCCCAACCCTGCTCAGTCTCTCGGCAGAGGCCAAGCCTCGTGATGGAAGAGGAGGTGGCTTCTCCTTTCGCCCCCCACTCCCATTAAGTACATACCCAGTGAAAAAGGAGAGCTCTCCTGCACTCATGGTGGCTTCAGATGGCTGGAGACACTGCTTCACTGCAAGACACCAGGGGAGGGTgaaggggcagaggaggagggtcTGCCCTCTCCTGTCCCTGGAGGCGCTGGCCAGGGCCTGTACCTGGGGAGATGCTGCAGTTGCCAGTCTGGGGGTCACAGGGACACTGGTGCTCACACTCACAAGGCCTCTGGCAGCTTGGCCCATGCCAGCCAAGGGGACACTCTGCACAGAGGAGAAGAGGACAGAGGTCAAAGCCTTTGATGTCCCAGCCTTTCTTGGCACAACAGGATGGCCCCTAGGTGCCTGCAGAGTTGGGCTAAAGGAGAAGCACTCCCCAGCTTCTCCCAGGTCAGCCCCTAAATGctaccttatttggaaacagggtcctTGCAGAAGTAATTAAGTTCAGATCTCAAGATGAGGCCATCCTGGATTTAGGGTGGGCCCCAGAACCAATGTTGGGGGATCTTTACAAGAAATAGCAGACGGAGACCAGAGAGAGTCAGGGGCAGAGATGGAATGATGCGGTCCCAAAACAAGGAACCCCAGAACCACCaagagctgggagaggcagggaaagATCGTTCTCTCGGCCTTTCTGAGGGAGTgtagccctgctgacaccttgctTTCTGACACAGCCTCTAGAACTTGAGAGAACCCACATCAGCTTGGGAGGACTCTTTCCCAGATGTTCCAGGAAGAGCCACACCTAACCAAGTGTTTTTATCTTGTCCCTGGGATATCGGCATATGGAGGACTCCTAGTCAATCCTGTTGTTTTAGCCACCCCATGTGTGGAATGTGGTGGAGCAGCCACAGCAGGGTCACTCAGTGATTCACAAGGAGGCAGATGGGACTTCCAAACCAGCTTTGGAGATAAAGGAGGCTGGAGAGCTCCAGGGCACTCCAGGCTGCCACAGCCATGCTCTCCCCATTCCTGGCGGCTCATACCTTCGCTGCAGTTGGTCCCCATCCATCCAGCTTCGCATTGGCAGCCGGCTGCCAAGACAAGATGGAGAGGCCAGGTGAGGGCCCATGCAGGGCCAGGGACGTGGGGGAGGCTGCCTTCCCAGAGCCCCACTCACTGTCTGTACACAGCCCGTGTCCACTGCAGTTGGAGGGGCCACAGTCCAGCTCACCACAGCCAGCTCCCTGCCAGAAGCTCCCTGTGCATTGGCAGCGTCCTGCTATGCAGGTCCCATGGCCATGGCAATCAGGTGGCTGACAGCGGGGCTCGTGCACACACACTACAGTGGACACGCTGCGCGGACAGCGCCACATGTTGTCCTGACTGCAAAGGGAAGGAGGGTATGAGAGGCCACCCCAGCTGGCCCTTCCACTCTCCTTCATGGGCTATCTCTTCATTCCCATCTCTCCAAGCCTTTGCACACACAATGTCCTCTTCCGGGAAGACTCTCCCACCCCCATTTATCCTTAGGGAGGTCTCTCCTGACCAACTGACCCCATTCTAGGTATGGGCAGCCCTGGCATTCTGACAGGGAGGTCCCAGCCTTTCCTGCTCACTCTTGAACTCCAGGACCTGGCACACAGTTGGTGCTCAATAGTGGCTGAATCAGACAGTCAGGGGCAGTCCTAGCTGTCAGCCCTTGGGAAGGGGAATTCTGGTGTGCTTACCAATGATCGGATGGGTAACTGGCCAAGGTCCCATTGAGCACAAAGGTGGCGGAGCCGCCTCCATCCAGGTTGATGGCATTGACCACATCCTGTTTCAGCAGGAACTCAGCCATCTCCCACAGGTTAATGCTGCGGCATAACAGTGGTGCTGCTCAGCATCCGTCACTGCTTCTGGTCTAATTCATACTCCCAAGAATGGACAGTGTCATACCCAGTGTGGCAGGCAAATATGTAAGTGGCCCCCAAATGTGCCCTGTGCTAATCTCCCACAGCAGTGAATATGCAAGACCACACCCAAAACCGTGCTGTTATCTGGCACAGGTGTCCCTAAGGGAGGGAAAGGGGCCTGGATTGTCCAGGTGGGCCCAGCACCATCACAGGAACCCTTAAATGGGGCACTTTCTCTGGCAGGTGGcagaagaggaagcaagagggaTTCACCGCATCTTTGTGGCTTGAGGAAGAGAATGCTACAAGGAAGAAGGAATGTGGCTGCCTGAAAATGCTCAGAGCCCCGCTGGCAGCCAGCAAACAAACAAAGGCctcatggcttggcacccatagcacagtggttacggcgccagccacatgaactgaggttggcaggttcaaacctggcctgggccagctaaacaacaatgacaactgcaaccaaaaaacaaaaacaaaacaaaaacaaaaaacccccaaaggcCTCAGCTCTGAAATGGAGGGAGCTGGAGTCTGCCAACAACCCTCATCAGCTTAGAAGGACTCTTTCCCAGATGTTTCAGGAAGAGCTGCACCtaaccagtttttttttcttttaagacagtctcactttgttgtccttggtagagtgctgtggcatcacagctctcagcaacctccagctcttgggcttagtgattctcttgcctcagcctccagagtatctgggactataggcgctcgccacaacgcccagctagtttttgttgccgtttgggcagggccgggtttgaacccaccaccctcagttaatggggccagcgccctactcactgagccacatgagCTGCTCCTAACCAGTGTTTTTATCTTGTCCCTGGGATACCATACACAGGGAGGACTCCTAGTGAAATGTTCCCGGAATTCTAACCTACAGAACTGTGACCTTTGTGGTTTTGAAACCACTAAGTTTGTGCTAATTGGTTTTTCAGTGATAGCAAATGAAtacaatcctcttgcctgggcACCCAGGACTCACCCGCGCTGCTCTGTCTGGCCATCTGCATGGAAAAGTACCAGCTGCCCCTTCTGGTCATGACCCACGGCTGTCCTGGCTGATATCACATTCACAAACTTGCTAAAGGAACCTGAAGGGAAGCAGCCTGGCTGATCACCCTTGAAAGGTCTCCGAGCTCTACCTACTTCCAGCCACACTGAGTCTGTCCTGCATGCACAACAGCCTTCTGTGTGTATGTCTCCCTGCCTTCCCCTCTGCAGGTCCCGGCCATTTCCAGAGCAGTCAGGGCTCTTCTTATAAGTAAAACTGGTAACTCAGCCTCCAGGTGAAAAGACTCC includes:
- the NAGPA gene encoding N-acetylglucosamine-1-phosphodiester alpha-N-acetylglucosaminidase isoform X1; the protein is MAASTGRWHLFLLALLGFLGEAFGGLGSGASSDDDLLLPYTRARARIPRDCTRVRTGSREHESWPSAPAIPGAGGLTVRTFVSHFGDRAVTGHLTRVVAPLSTFSVLEPGGTGGCAAKRRTTVEETARAADCSVAQNGGFFRMSTGECLGNVVSDKRRVSSSGGLQNAQFGIRRDGTLVTGYLSEEEVLDTENPFVQLVSGVIWLIRNGSIYINESQATECDETQETGSFSKFVNVISARTAVGHDQKGQLVLFHADGQTEQRGINLWEMAEFLLKQDVVNAINLDGGGSATFVLNGTLASYPSDHCQDNMWRCPRSVSTVVCVHEPRCQPPDCHGHGTCIAGRCQCTGSFWQGAGCGELDCGPSNCSGHGLCTDTGCQCEAGWMGTNCSEECPLGWHGPSCQRPCECEHQCPCDPQTGNCSISPVKQCLQPSEATMSAGELSFFTGTAWLALTLALVFLLLVSTVANVALLLGSRAERQRRLDGDYVYHPLQEMNGELLATEKEQPGGSCNPFKD
- the NAGPA gene encoding N-acetylglucosamine-1-phosphodiester alpha-N-acetylglucosaminidase isoform X2; the protein is MAASTGRWHLFLLALLGFLGEAFGGLGSGASSDDDLLLPYTRARARIPRDCTRVRTGSREHESWPSAPAIPGAGGLTVRTFVSHFGDRAVTGHLTRVVAPLSTFSVLEPGGTGGCAAKRRTTVEETARAADCSVAQNGGFFRMSTGECLGNVVSDKRRVSSSGGLQNAQFGIRRDGTLVTGYLSEEEVLDTENPFVQLVSGVIWLIRNGSIYINESQATECDETQETGSFSKFVNVISARTAVGHDQKGQLVLFHADGQTEQRGINLWEMAEFLLKQDVVNAINLDGGGSATFVLNGTLASYPSDHCQDNMWRCPRSVSTVVCVHEPRCQPPDCHGHGTCIAGRCQCTGSFWQGAGCAGCQCEAGWMGTNCSEECPLGWHGPSCQRPCECEHQCPCDPQTGNCSISPVKQCLQPSEATMSAGELSFFTGTAWLALTLALVFLLLVSTVANVALLLGSRAERQRRLDGDYVYHPLQEMNGELLATEKEQPGGSCNPFKD